GAGGTCCGCCAGCGCCCCGAAGATCTCCTCGGGGAATCGGTGCTCCTCCTCGAGTTCCCACGCGATGGGCTCGATCTCCTCCTCGCAGAACTCGCGCACCGTGTCGCGGATCATCCGGTGCTCGGCGGGCAAGCTGAAATCCATGCACCGAGTCGCGGGGGAACGCTGATAAACGCTCCGGCAAGTGTTGCCCGCCGCCGAACCGACCGTAGCGAGGGGACGGATAGCTGGTCGGGACGGTTCCGGGCGGTCCCGAGGTCGGCACCGCCAGGGTCCGACCGCGCTAGAAGTACCGACCCAGGTTGCCGAGATCGATCCCGAGGATGTCCTCGAGCAGTTCGATCAGTCCCTGGGGGGGTTCCGGGTACTCCGGCCGGTCGGGACGCCTCGTCTCCCCGGGCGTCCCGCCGTCGGGGGTTCCGGAACCGCCCGAACCGTCGGAGCCGTTCGAGCCGTTCGACCCGTTCGATCCGCCAGCACCGCCCGACCCGCCGGAGCCACCCGAGCCGGCAGAGCCGTCCGAGTTACCCGAACCGTCGGTACCGTTCGATCCGCCGGAGCCGTCGCTACCGCCGGACCCACCGGCCCCGTCGGAGCCGCCGGAGCCGCCGGACTCCCCCGAACCGTCGGATCCATTCGAGTCGCCGCCGTCGGAGCCGGAGCCACCGCCGGATCCATCCGAGCCGCCCGTGGGCTGGTCGATCGCGAAGAGGTTACCGTGGCTGAAGGTCGTCCAGCCGAGGAGGCGCTCGTCGCGGACGGGTCGACCCTTCGAGTTGATGGCGTCCTGGTGCTGCTGGACGTAGGTCGGCTCGTTCTTGATCTCGCTGCCGCGCGACGTGATCACGTCCAGGTAGCCATCCTCCTGCCAGCGCGAGTAGGCGAGTTCGTACGCCGACGCTCCCTCCTCGCGCTCGCGGGCGGAGAAGCCCCGAGCTTCGCCGTACTTCTCGTCGAAGCGGTCGGGGTTGAGGACGTACTCGACGTACCCGTCGAACATGAGTTTGATCGCGGAGCCACCGTACTTCTCGTAGCTGTAGAGGTCCTGGCCGTAGTGGCGACCCAGTTCCGCCATCGTGACGTACGCCTTCAGCGCGTACATCGAGTAGCTGAGTCCCTCCGACCGCTCGATCTCGTTGGCGAGGAGGCCGTCCCGACGGAGTTGCCCGAAGGCGTGCTGCCGGACCCGGTCGAACGAGGCGCGTAGCTGACCGGAGTCGCCGACGTACGCCGCCCCCGCCGCGTGGCAGACCTCCCGCCAGACGTAGATGTTCTGGATCCAGTCGGGCACGCCCGTCGGGAGCGTCTCGAGGAACGTCGCGGTCCACTGTTCGAGGTCGGCCTGCGATCCCACGCCGTCGCGGTCCCAGGCGGGGTGGTCGCGGACGAGTTCCGCGCCGTACCACATCTTCGGGATGGTGATGTAGAGTTCGATCCCGTCGGTCACCTTCGGGCGCATCCGGGTGGCGGGGTCGAGGAACCAGTGATCCAGGAACTCGACTGCCTTCTCCGCGTACCGGTCTTCGCCGGTGAACTGGTAGGCGAGTCCGAGATCACGGATCCGGTCGCCCATCTCGATGGCGGCCGTGTAGTCCCCCCGCGTCCCCGACCCCGGCCCGCCGGTGTCGAAGGTGTGACCGTCACCGTTGTCGGTGACGCTGCGGGGGTCGGCCTCGAGCGAGGCGTTCGCGTCCGCGATGAACTCCTCGTACGCGCTCGCCCACGGCTCTTCACCCGCCTCCACCTGCCGTTTCACCCCGGCCAGTTCGTCCAGGTGCACGAACAGCGCCGGTCGACTCTCGCCCGTCGGGAGGGACGCGTCGGACGGTTCGGCGGTGGCGACCGCCGATGCGCCGAGGCTCGTACCCGCCGCCGCGACGGCCGCGAACTTGAGATACTGACGTCTGCTGCACGAGGAACGCGCTTCTTCGAGTTCTTCCATGCTCGACAACCCCCTCAATGTCTCCCCATGTATTTCTTTCGCAGGTTAATGTGTTGTTATAATTTTAATCTGCCTATAATTGAATTTCTGTAAAGTTATTGCCCCCTTTCGAACGGTTTTCGTCGACGGATCGTACCGGCGTCGTGACACTCGGCGGAGGGAGCCTCGTCTATCGGTTTAGGGCGGGACTGTAGGGGACAACACTCATACGTGGCGCTCGTCTCGTATTCCCATGGCCTTCCGTCGGTTGTTGAAGGGGAACATCGAGTGGGAGCGCCTGGAGGGCGTGATGGTGGAGGTGGCGCGCCGGTACGGGCGGGAGGAGGCCCGGGTGGAGTTTCTCGACGCGGACAACTGGCTCTCGACGCCGTGCGTGGTCGAGGACCGGTGGTTCGTGAAGGTCATCTCCCGACAGCACTCGCTCCTGCACGCGATCCTCACGACGGGGCGGAACCTCGGCGCGTTCTCGAGCGGGCAGGAGGGGTTCTTCGAACACGTGGGCGATCCGGTGGAGATGGCCGAACTCGAACTGGACGCGACCCGGCGGATGCGCGAGCTGGGGGTGAACGTCCCCGAACCGATCGAGGCGTTCGAACACGACGGTCTCGGCGTGCTCGTCGTGGAGTACCTGCCCGAGTTCAGGACGTTCGACGGGCTCGACGCCGCGGACGTGATCCGCTACGCGCCCGACCTCTTCGAGTCGCTCGCGCACATTCACGACGCCGGACTCGCCCACGGCGACCTCCGCGCGGAGAACGTCCTCGTCGCCCACGGCCGCCTGTACCTCATCGACGCCACCAGCGTCCGCGAGGGCGCGATCGAACAGGCCCGCGCGTACGACGTGGCCTGCGCGCTCGCCGCGCTCGCGCCGCTCGTCGGGGGCCGCGCCGCGGTGGACGCCGCGCGCGAACACTACCCGATGGACGTGCTCCTGGCCGCCCGCGACTTCCTCGACTTCGTCAACATGCGCCCGGACCACGACTTCGACGCCGCGAACGTGAAGGGCGAGATCGAGAAGGACGCGAGCAGCGACGCCTAGATGCCGACGGAGAGGAGGAACGGGGTCGACCCGAGCCAGAACAGCGCGAACGCGAGCGCCGCGACGACGAGCGCGTACTGGTACGGCACGTCGCGCTCGATGCGGGCGTAGAGCGCGAGACCGACGAGCGCGGCGCTCACGCCGCCGACGAGCGCGAGCGCGAGCCCGCCGAGTATCCAGGCGAACGTGTTGTCCGGATCGCCGGGGGTCGCGCGCTCGCGCACGCGAAGTAACCAGAACACGAGGAGACCGACGGCCGTGACGAACACGAGGGCGAAGTAGCCGAGCGTTACGGCACCCCCGAGCGTCTGGAGGGGGTGAAGGAAGCGAAGGGGACCCATACGTACCGTCTGCGGAGACGACCGGATAACCGTTCCGGAGGGGTCCTCACTCGGTGATCTCGATGCGGACCGGCTCGGAGTCGTCCCCGTCGTCCCGGTGCTCGCGCCCGAGGTGTCGCTCGACGAGGCGGACGTTTCTGACGTTCGCCTTGAACACCGCGTCGAAGATCGCCCCGACGATCGGGACGGACCCCACCACGGCGTCCGCGGCCACGTTCGTCAGCATCCGCACGATCGTCGAGTACGGGACCCCGAGGTTGGCCGCCTCGTAGACGATGTACAGCGAGAGGCCCGTGCCGATGAGGTCGCCCGCGTTGCCGGGCGCGAGGCTCAGGATCGGATCGATGCCGAAGCGGAAGTCCGTCCCGGGGAGGCGAAACCCGTCGTCGAGCAGGTGCGCGACCGCGCGCATCCGTCGAAGCGCCGCCTCGTCGTTCGGAAGGTCGATGTCGGCGTTCACACCGTTCATACTGCCCCCAGGGTGCGCGGCGGCTTGAGGGTACGTATATGTTCGATCGGAGAACGGTCTCGGCGGGTCGCGCACCCGGAAACACGGTGAGTTTTTACCGCCCTCTCGCGCAATTCTTACCACGTCATGAGCCAGCAAGTTCAGGAACCCTACGCGCACTACATCGCGGGGGAGTTCGTCGACCGATCCGGTGACGGCGAGACGTTCGAATCGGTGAACCCGGCGACCGGCGAGTCGCTCGGCGAGTTCCAGCGCGGAACGCCGGAGGACGTGGAACGCGCGGTCGAGGCCGCCGAGAGCGCCTTCGAGGAGTGGCGCTCGCTGTCCTACATCGACCGCGCGGAGTACCTCTGGGAGATCTACCACGAGCTGAAGGAGCGACACGAGGAACTCGGACGTGTAGTCACGAAGGAGTGCGGGAAGGAGATAAGCGAGGGGAAGGCCGACGTGACCGAGGCCTGGCACATGGTCGAGTGGGCCGCGGGCGACGCCCGCCACCCGAAGGGCGACGTCGTCCCGAGCGAGATCCCGGCGAAGGACGCCTACATGCGCCGCAAACCGCGCGGCGTCGTCGGCTGCATCACGCCGTGGAACTTCCCCGTCGCCATCCCGTTCTGGCACATGGCCGTCGCGCTCGTCGAGGGCAACACGGTCGTCTGGAAGCCCGCAGAGCAGACGCCCATGTGCGGCCAGATCATCGCCGAGATGTTCGACTCGACGGGCATCCCGGAGGGCGTCTTCAACATGGTGCAGGGCTTCGGCGACGCCGGCGCGGCCATCGTCGACAGCGACGTCGACACCGTCCTGTTCACCGGGAGCGCAGAGGTCGGCCACGAGGTCGCCCGCAAGGTCGCCGAACAGCCCGGCACGCTCGCGGCCTGCGAGATGGGCGGCAAGAACGGCATCGTCGTCACCGAGAACGCGGACCTCGACGTCGCCGTCCACTCCGCCGTCATGTCGAGCTTCAAGACGACCGGCCAGCGCTGCGTCTCCTCCGAACGTCTGATCGTCCACGAGGACGTCTACGACGAGTTCAAGCAGCGCTTCGTCGAGGTCGCGGAGGGGATCTCCGTCGGCGACCCGCTCGACGAGGACACGTTCATGGGGCCGGCCATCGAGCCGGAGCACGTCGAGAAGATCCGCAAGTACAACGACCTCGCGCGCGAGGAGGCCACCGAGGTGCTCGTCGACCGCACCGAACTCGACGACTCGGAGATCCCCGAGGGCCACGAGGGGGGCAACTGGGTCGGCCCGTTCGTCTACGAGGTCGAGTACGACGACGAGGGCGAGCAGCGCTCCATCCGCGAGGAGGTCTTCGGCCCCCACGTCGCGCTGATGAAGTATTCCGGTGACATCGAGCGGGCGGTCGAGATCCACAACGACACGCCCTACGGGCTGGCCGGCGCGGTCATCTCGGAGGACTACCGCCAGATCAACTACTACCGCGACCGCGCGGAGGTCGGCCTCTCCTACGGCAACCTCCCCTGCATCGGCGCGGAGGTCCAGCTCCCCTTCGGCGGCGTGAAGAAGTCCGGCAACGGCTACCCCAGCGCCCGCGAGGTCATCGAGGCCGTCACCGAGCGCACCGCCTGGACGCTCAACAACTCGAAGGAGATCCAGATGGCACAGGGCCTCTCGGCGGACATCAAGACGCAGGAGGACTGACCGCCACCGCCCCTCGGCGGTCCGCGATCCGCGATCCGCGGTAGCGGTCGGTTCGTCTCTTCGGCGCGTCTCGCGCGGCGATACGTCTAGTGGAAACGCGACCGGACGGAGGAGACGCGACTGAACGAGGGGAAGCGATCGAGGGAGACGCGACCGAACGAGAGAGACGTGACGGACGAAAGGGGCGAAAGGGGAGGCGGGACGGAGTGCCGTCGAGTCCGGGCACCTCGACGGCGTGGTGACGGCGGCCTGCGCGTTTCCGCGTTACCGAACGAACGAGAAAAGCGCCCGTCCGGCACTCGTTACTCGGGCCGCGTTCGTACATAAAGGTTGGTACCTGCCGCCGTCCCGGTCCCCGCGGCCGTCGTCGCCCGCGACGTCAGCGCCGATCCCGGAGCGCGGGGAACTCCTCGCGCACCGCCTCGATCCGGTCCGCCTCCACGTCCGCGACGACGAGCGCCGGGTCGTCCCCGCAACTGGCGAGCGGGACCCCCCACGGGTCGTAGACGGTCGAGCGACCGAGGAGGGTCGCGTCGTCGAAGCGTCCCGAGCCGTTGGCCGCGGCGACGTAGCACAGATTTTCGACCGCGCGTGCGCGTGGCAGCAGTTGCCAGTGCTCGACCCGCGGGTAGGGCCACGCGCTCGGGACGCAGACGAGCGTCGCGCCCGCGTCCGCGAGGGCGCGGTAGAGTTCCGGGAACCGGAGGTCGTAGCAGGTCGTCGTCCCGATCCTGAACCCGTGGAAGTCGACGACCGGGAGCGACTCGCCGGGGACGAGCAGTTCCGCCTCGGCGGAGTCGTAGCCGAAGAGGTGGCGCTTGCGGTAGACCGCCCGTCGCTCGCCCGACCGGTCGAGGAACACCGACGTGTTTGCGTACCCCTCGTCGGCCGGACCGCCGTCGGTCGTCGAGAGGTCCTCGACGATGCTTCCGGCGACGATCCCGAGGTCGTGCTCGCGGGCGGCCTCCGCCAGCCGCGAGAGCGTCGGGCCGTCGAGCGACTCCGCGCGGCGGGCGTAGGCGTCGAACGCGAAGTAGCCGACGGTGAACACCTCGGGGAGGACGACGAGGTCGGCACCGCGCGCGGCGGCCGCGGCGACCGCGTCGGTAGCGCGCGCGACGTTCCCCGAGACGTCGCCGGCTTCGATCTCCAACTGGGCGAGTGCGATGCGCATGCGACTCAGGTGGTGGCTCAGACCTGCTCCCTGATAGCGGCTTCGAGGTTATCGAGTTCGGCGTCGAGGTTGCGCTTGAAGAACCGTTCGACCCC
The Halomarina pelagica DNA segment above includes these coding regions:
- a CDS encoding DUF4112 domain-containing protein, which translates into the protein MNGVNADIDLPNDEAALRRMRAVAHLLDDGFRLPGTDFRFGIDPILSLAPGNAGDLIGTGLSLYIVYEAANLGVPYSTIVRMLTNVAADAVVGSVPIVGAIFDAVFKANVRNVRLVERHLGREHRDDGDDSEPVRIEITE
- a CDS encoding nitrilase-related carbon-nitrogen hydrolase; the protein is MRIALAQLEIEAGDVSGNVARATDAVAAAAARGADLVVLPEVFTVGYFAFDAYARRAESLDGPTLSRLAEAAREHDLGIVAGSIVEDLSTTDGGPADEGYANTSVFLDRSGERRAVYRKRHLFGYDSAEAELLVPGESLPVVDFHGFRIGTTTCYDLRFPELYRALADAGATLVCVPSAWPYPRVEHWQLLPRARAVENLCYVAAANGSGRFDDATLLGRSTVYDPWGVPLASCGDDPALVVADVEADRIEAVREEFPALRDRR
- a CDS encoding alginate lyase family protein, whose product is MEELEEARSSCSRRQYLKFAAVAAAGTSLGASAVATAEPSDASLPTGESRPALFVHLDELAGVKRQVEAGEEPWASAYEEFIADANASLEADPRSVTDNGDGHTFDTGGPGSGTRGDYTAAIEMGDRIRDLGLAYQFTGEDRYAEKAVEFLDHWFLDPATRMRPKVTDGIELYITIPKMWYGAELVRDHPAWDRDGVGSQADLEQWTATFLETLPTGVPDWIQNIYVWREVCHAAGAAYVGDSGQLRASFDRVRQHAFGQLRRDGLLANEIERSEGLSYSMYALKAYVTMAELGRHYGQDLYSYEKYGGSAIKLMFDGYVEYVLNPDRFDEKYGEARGFSAREREEGASAYELAYSRWQEDGYLDVITSRGSEIKNEPTYVQQHQDAINSKGRPVRDERLLGWTTFSHGNLFAIDQPTGGSDGSGGGSGSDGGDSNGSDGSGESGGSGGSDGAGGSGGSDGSGGSNGTDGSGNSDGSAGSGGSGGSGGAGGSNGSNGSNGSDGSGGSGTPDGGTPGETRRPDRPEYPEPPQGLIELLEDILGIDLGNLGRYF
- a CDS encoding RIO1 family regulatory kinase/ATPase domain-containing protein, coding for MAFRRLLKGNIEWERLEGVMVEVARRYGREEARVEFLDADNWLSTPCVVEDRWFVKVISRQHSLLHAILTTGRNLGAFSSGQEGFFEHVGDPVEMAELELDATRRMRELGVNVPEPIEAFEHDGLGVLVVEYLPEFRTFDGLDAADVIRYAPDLFESLAHIHDAGLAHGDLRAENVLVAHGRLYLIDATSVREGAIEQARAYDVACALAALAPLVGGRAAVDAAREHYPMDVLLAARDFLDFVNMRPDHDFDAANVKGEIEKDASSDA
- a CDS encoding aldehyde dehydrogenase family protein, with translation MSQQVQEPYAHYIAGEFVDRSGDGETFESVNPATGESLGEFQRGTPEDVERAVEAAESAFEEWRSLSYIDRAEYLWEIYHELKERHEELGRVVTKECGKEISEGKADVTEAWHMVEWAAGDARHPKGDVVPSEIPAKDAYMRRKPRGVVGCITPWNFPVAIPFWHMAVALVEGNTVVWKPAEQTPMCGQIIAEMFDSTGIPEGVFNMVQGFGDAGAAIVDSDVDTVLFTGSAEVGHEVARKVAEQPGTLAACEMGGKNGIVVTENADLDVAVHSAVMSSFKTTGQRCVSSERLIVHEDVYDEFKQRFVEVAEGISVGDPLDEDTFMGPAIEPEHVEKIRKYNDLAREEATEVLVDRTELDDSEIPEGHEGGNWVGPFVYEVEYDDEGEQRSIREEVFGPHVALMKYSGDIERAVEIHNDTPYGLAGAVISEDYRQINYYRDRAEVGLSYGNLPCIGAEVQLPFGGVKKSGNGYPSAREVIEAVTERTAWTLNNSKEIQMAQGLSADIKTQED